The following coding sequences are from one Clostridioides difficile ATCC 9689 = DSM 1296 window:
- the pheS gene encoding phenylalanine--tRNA ligase subunit alpha: protein MQEKLLALREAALAEIKEAQSIESVESLRVKYLGKKGEITAILKEMGKLSAEERPVVGKVANEVRENIELSINSKKEEINAIEKERKLKEEVIDVTQPGKVLKVGKKHPITQIIDEVTDIFIGMGFSIAEGPEVETVENNFDALNAPKDHPSRDMSDTFYINDGVLLRTQTSPVQVRTMRSQELPIKVIAPGRCFRSDSPDATHSPMFHQIEGLVVGKDVTMAEFKGTMDIFVEKLFGSDIKTKFRPHNFPFTEPSAEVDVTCFKCGGKGCPMCKYEGWIEILGSGMVHPNVLRNCGIDPEVYSGFAFGVGVERLAMLKYEIDDIRLLFENDMRFLNQF from the coding sequence GTGCAAGAAAAATTACTTGCTTTACGTGAAGCAGCTTTGGCTGAAATAAAAGAAGCACAAAGCATAGAAAGTGTAGAAAGTTTAAGAGTTAAGTACTTAGGAAAAAAAGGTGAGATAACTGCCATACTTAAAGAAATGGGTAAATTATCTGCTGAAGAAAGACCAGTAGTTGGTAAGGTTGCCAATGAGGTAAGAGAAAACATTGAACTTAGCATAAATTCCAAAAAAGAAGAAATAAATGCTATTGAAAAAGAAAGAAAATTAAAAGAGGAAGTGATAGATGTTACTCAACCAGGAAAAGTTTTAAAGGTTGGGAAGAAGCATCCAATAACTCAAATTATAGATGAAGTAACAGATATATTTATCGGAATGGGATTCTCTATAGCAGAAGGGCCAGAAGTTGAGACTGTTGAAAACAACTTTGACGCATTAAACGCTCCTAAAGACCATCCATCAAGAGATATGAGCGATACATTCTATATCAATGATGGGGTATTACTTAGAACTCAAACATCTCCAGTTCAAGTAAGAACTATGAGAAGTCAAGAGTTACCAATAAAAGTAATTGCACCAGGTAGATGTTTTAGGTCAGACTCGCCAGATGCTACACACTCACCAATGTTCCATCAGATAGAAGGGCTTGTTGTTGGAAAAGATGTTACTATGGCAGAATTTAAAGGAACTATGGATATCTTCGTTGAAAAATTGTTTGGTTCTGATATCAAAACTAAGTTTAGACCTCACAACTTTCCATTTACAGAACCAAGTGCAGAGGTTGATGTTACTTGTTTCAAATGTGGTGGTAAAGGTTGCCCAATGTGTAAATATGAAGGTTGGATAGAAATATTAGGTTCAGGTATGGTTCATCCAAATGTGCTTAGAAATTGTGGAATAGACCCAGAAGTTTACAGTGGATTTGCATTTGGAGTTGGGGTTGAAAGACTTGCAATGCTTAAATACGAAATAGATGATATTAGATTATTATTCGAAAATGATATGAGATTCTTAAATCAATTTTAA
- the pheT gene encoding phenylalanine--tRNA ligase subunit beta: MLVSLKWLRDYVDIDMDVKEFADKMTMTGTKVETIDYYGEEIENILVGKILEIKQHPNADKLVVTKVDIGDKVVQIVTGATNISEGDYIPVAVNGSKLPGGVEIKQTDFRGELSDGMMCSAAELGIDEHYIEEYKRGGIYILDHEDSYELGKDIKDVLGLKDALIDFELTSNRPDCKCMMGIAREAAATIGTKVKYPEIEVKESDEEIDFKVEIDNPDLCRRYVARMVTDVKIEPSPYWMQRRLTEAGVRPISNIVDITNFVMLELGQPLHAFDINQVETGRIVVRNAKDGEKLVTLDDVERTLDKDMLVITNGEKSLGLAGVMGGANSEITSNTKTVLFESANFKPENIRMTAKKVGIRSEASSRNEKDLDPNLAEIAANRAAQLVEMLGAGKVLKGVVDVYPNKPEPKKLVVNPQRINHLLGVDVPMEQFVGILESLEFKCNLVANDKLEIDVPSFRTDMEQEADVWEEIARIYGFENIPSVQLEGNTTAGIKTSKQKFMDALKDNSTAVGLNEILTYSFVSPKGVDKIRVPEGNAKRNFVKLLNPLGEETSVMRTTLIPNMLDVLSTNVSHKIEEVSAFECGHIFIPQDSELPKEENRMCVGMYGKDVDFFALKGTIETILVNVGFKGYEIEPQDNNTTFHPGRCAKIVYNNKYVGTLGELHPDVIENYNLGQRVYVAEIDIDFVFDNSDRTKNYVPLPKYPSTSRDIALIVKDDVFVKQIEDIIKENGQGLVESYKLFDVYKGSQIEAGYKSIAYSITYRSKDKTLTDEDVAKVHDKILSELSEKLNANLRSN, from the coding sequence ATGTTAGTATCTTTAAAATGGCTTAGAGACTATGTTGATATAGACATGGATGTAAAAGAGTTCGCTGATAAAATGACAATGACAGGAACTAAAGTTGAAACAATAGATTATTATGGTGAAGAAATAGAAAATATATTGGTTGGAAAGATTTTAGAAATAAAACAACATCCAAATGCTGATAAGTTGGTTGTAACCAAAGTAGATATTGGAGATAAAGTTGTTCAAATAGTTACAGGAGCTACAAATATATCAGAAGGAGATTATATTCCAGTAGCTGTAAATGGTTCTAAGTTACCTGGAGGAGTTGAAATCAAACAGACTGATTTCAGAGGTGAATTATCAGATGGTATGATGTGTTCAGCAGCTGAACTAGGTATAGATGAACATTACATTGAGGAGTATAAAAGAGGTGGTATATATATTTTAGACCACGAAGATTCTTATGAATTAGGAAAAGATATAAAAGATGTTTTAGGATTAAAAGATGCTTTAATAGATTTTGAATTAACTTCAAACAGACCTGATTGTAAATGCATGATGGGTATAGCTAGAGAAGCAGCTGCAACTATAGGAACAAAAGTAAAATATCCTGAAATCGAAGTAAAAGAAAGTGACGAAGAGATAGATTTCAAAGTTGAGATAGATAATCCAGATTTATGTAGAAGATATGTTGCTAGAATGGTTACAGATGTAAAAATAGAACCTTCTCCATATTGGATGCAAAGAAGACTTACAGAAGCAGGAGTAAGACCTATAAGTAACATAGTCGATATAACAAACTTCGTAATGTTAGAGCTTGGTCAACCACTTCATGCTTTTGATATAAATCAAGTAGAGACTGGAAGAATAGTAGTAAGAAATGCTAAAGATGGAGAGAAACTTGTAACATTAGATGATGTTGAGAGAACATTAGACAAAGATATGCTAGTTATAACAAATGGAGAAAAATCACTTGGTTTAGCTGGTGTAATGGGTGGTGCTAACTCAGAAATAACTTCTAATACGAAGACTGTACTTTTTGAAAGTGCCAATTTCAAACCAGAAAACATAAGAATGACAGCTAAAAAAGTTGGTATTAGGTCAGAAGCATCTTCAAGAAATGAAAAAGACTTAGACCCTAATCTTGCAGAGATAGCAGCAAATAGAGCTGCACAACTTGTTGAAATGTTAGGAGCAGGAAAAGTTTTAAAAGGTGTTGTAGATGTATATCCAAATAAACCAGAACCTAAAAAATTGGTAGTAAATCCTCAAAGAATTAACCACCTATTAGGTGTAGATGTACCAATGGAGCAGTTTGTAGGAATTTTAGAATCATTAGAGTTTAAATGTAATTTGGTAGCTAATGATAAATTAGAAATAGATGTACCAAGCTTTAGAACAGATATGGAACAAGAAGCTGATGTATGGGAAGAAATAGCTAGAATTTATGGATTTGAGAATATACCTTCTGTACAATTAGAAGGAAATACGACAGCAGGAATTAAAACTTCAAAACAAAAATTCATGGATGCTTTAAAAGATAATTCAACTGCTGTAGGATTAAATGAAATATTAACATATTCATTTGTAAGCCCTAAGGGAGTAGATAAGATAAGAGTACCAGAAGGTAATGCAAAGAGAAATTTTGTTAAATTACTTAACCCATTAGGAGAAGAAACTTCTGTAATGAGAACTACTTTAATACCAAATATGTTAGATGTTTTATCAACTAATGTATCTCATAAAATAGAAGAAGTATCTGCATTTGAGTGTGGACATATATTCATCCCACAAGATTCAGAATTACCTAAGGAAGAAAATAGAATGTGTGTAGGTATGTATGGTAAAGATGTTGACTTCTTTGCACTAAAAGGAACTATAGAAACTATACTTGTAAATGTCGGATTTAAAGGTTATGAAATTGAACCTCAAGATAATAATACTACCTTCCACCCTGGTAGATGTGCTAAAATAGTGTATAATAATAAATATGTAGGTACATTAGGTGAATTGCATCCAGATGTTATAGAAAACTACAATCTAGGTCAAAGAGTTTATGTCGCTGAAATAGATATTGACTTTGTATTTGATAATTCTGATAGAACAAAGAATTATGTGCCATTACCAAAATATCCATCTACATCAAGAGATATAGCTCTTATTGTTAAAGATGATGTATTTGTAAAACAAATAGAAGATATAATAAAGGAAAATGGTCAAGGATTAGTAGAAAGCTACAAGTTATTTGATGTTTACAAAGGTTCTCAAATAGAAGCTGGATACAAGTCAATTGCATATTCAATAACTTATAGAAGTAAAGATAAAACTCTAACAGATGAAGATGTAGCTAAGGTGCATGATAAGATATTAAGTGAATTAAGCGAAAAATTAAATGCTAACTTAAGATCAAATTAA
- the zapA gene encoding cell division protein ZapA: MNKVMVKIHGAEYPMVGDKSEKFMISIADFVDKEMDKITRQNPKLSLSVAAILTALNISDLLFECSDENEKLIKANEELSKKVGASNEELQLEIKSLKLTIAEKEAENREAETKMKELIEIIENKKQEIFELSNTTEGSRAELDAYKNKIEELSTQLEEANERATIAENLASEFQNKAYDLQLKCTGLNNDAKNVE; encoded by the coding sequence ATGAACAAAGTAATGGTTAAAATCCATGGCGCTGAATATCCAATGGTTGGAGACAAATCAGAGAAGTTTATGATTAGTATTGCTGATTTTGTAGACAAAGAAATGGATAAAATAACACGTCAAAACCCGAAATTGAGCTTATCAGTTGCTGCGATATTAACTGCATTAAATATATCAGACCTTTTATTTGAATGTTCAGATGAGAATGAGAAGTTGATTAAAGCGAATGAAGAATTGAGTAAGAAGGTTGGAGCATCTAATGAAGAGCTTCAATTAGAAATCAAATCTTTAAAGCTTACGATAGCAGAAAAAGAAGCAGAAAATCGTGAAGCTGAAACTAAGATGAAAGAGTTAATTGAGATTATAGAAAATAAAAAGCAAGAAATATTCGAACTTAGTAATACGACAGAAGGTTCTAGAGCAGAGTTAGATGCTTATAAAAACAAGATTGAGGAGTTAAGTACTCAACTTGAAGAAGCAAATGAAAGAGCTACTATAGCTGAAAACTTAGCTTCTGAGTTTCAAAACAAAGCTTATGATTTACAGTTAAAATGTACAGGGTTAAATAATGATGCAAAAAATGTGGAATAA